A region from the Aegilops tauschii subsp. strangulata cultivar AL8/78 chromosome 5, Aet v6.0, whole genome shotgun sequence genome encodes:
- the LOC109774960 gene encoding uncharacterized protein, giving the protein MRVFFWNIRGFGHDGRRRQLVEYMRDEHIDIIAIQETMHTEFSLPELERRSPHLFAWHWLPSSGTTGHSGGILFGVKDATFEVGGMDRGEFFVSMELFERALNFKWEVVIVYGPADHRRSPTFLEELQWKVSASTFLVVVGGDFNLIRSPDEKNNDRNQPP; this is encoded by the coding sequence ATGCGGGTCTTCTTTTGGAACATCCGCGGCTTTGGCCATGACGGCCGGCGTCGCCAGCTCGTTGAGTACATGCGTGACGAGCACATCGACATCATCGCCATTCAGGAAACCATGCACACGGAATTTTCTCTCCCCGAGTTAGAGCGTCGAAGCCCCCACCTCTTCGCCTGGCACTGGCTCCCTTCTAGTGGGACCACGGGGCACTCGGGAGGCATCCTTTTTGGTGTGAAGGATGCCACCTTTGAGGTTGGCGGTATGGACCGGGGCGAGTTTTTTGTTAGCATGGAGCTCTTCGAAAGGGCGCTCAACTTCAAGTGGGAGGTTGTCATTGTCTATGGACCGGCGGACCACCGCCGCTCCCCGACCTTCCTCGAAGAGCTACAATGGAAGGTCTCCGCCTCCACCTTCCTGGTGGTTGTTGGAGGTGATTTCAACCTCATCCGCTCTCCCGATGAGAAGAATAACGACCGAAATCAACCGCCCTAG